The Xyrauchen texanus isolate HMW12.3.18 chromosome 4, RBS_HiC_50CHRs, whole genome shotgun sequence genome segment GATGTTTAAGTGCATTGTGCTCTTTCAGCGAGACCTCTTTTAGCTCCCATTAGtgtctgtaattgtgcttttctATCGctcattttttataattataattatgagtTTTTAATATCTTCTTGCCATTCATGTAGAACCTGGATGTGAAAACACGTCTAATCTCAGCTCTATGAACTCATTATACTTAATGAGTTGAAACTTTGTGAACTTGTTGCTATCCTACCAATGCAACCCTTGTGATTCACTGCCGTTCATCGCCACCATGCATAATTATCACTTGTTTAGTAACAACTCTTGAATATTCAGATCAATTACAACAGTAACTGTCAGACGCGTCAACACATGCACAGAGACCTTTTGTGAACGTGTCTGATTAAGATGATGCATTTTGGAGCATTTCCCTGTTTGATATGTGACCTCAGCTCTGAACACACGTGTTTTTACAGCTCTGGTGCATTTGTGCAGATGTTCAGAGTCACAAATAATGTGGCATCACGTGCATTTTTATCGACATATGTCCTTCAGTGGAGTCAGAACTCTTCTGGACAATCCGAACGGGTCATTCTATGTTAAATAAACCACATTTTAGAAACTTCCCTGTGTGAAATTTTTGATTTTGTTCaactttttctgaagaaagatcAACAAAAATGACGTTGTAAGCCAAATATATAAAATGACATGGATCAATGTTTCGTGTGTAAATCATTGTTTTGTAAAGggggggtcaaaatgacaatttacacCCATGATTTTTAGAGGTAAAAAGCATCAAATCATttgacttcagcacctcttgtCGCATTACGTGCCAATGGCGCGAGTCCAAAAATGAGATTTCTCCAAAGTTGGAGCGCCTATAACttcagaagtattaaagatatcttaatatccttttagatactggttcagaacaaactttccctTTGGTATCTTAATTTTTAGCACCCtgtatggttaaatcccagagatatggtgCTCTAAATGTGCTAAATTGTTCAATTTTACATCTGTTTTATGCAGACACTTTTAGGACAGATGAAGACTCAATCAATTAGTGCAATTAGTTTCAGAGCTTTGCAGTTGTTCACTTCTAAAATGCAAAAACTAAATATATGCATTGCACTGActagaaattaaaattaaacatttttgatgATTTAAAATGGGTAACATTTACTAaaggagccacattgagagccctgtttctctgggatttaaccacaCAGTGTCTTAAGAATCAAAAGgtaaaaagaaaagtttgttctgaaccagaatctataaggatattaagatatctttaatacttcaagagttataggcactcaaactttggaaaaacgacataaaaaaagAGTTTCTTCACATTTTTGGACTCATGCCATtgtcatataatgcaacaagagctgctgaagtcaactgattttggTAATAGATCTACCTATCTCggagtaaaaataaaatcatgacgaTGACACCTTACTAAGGTTCtttttttgacctgtagtttgCTCCAAAATCACAGGCAAAAATTGTCACTGGAAGTACGCATGATTGTATTGAAATCATGTATTCGATTTGCAACGGACCGCAGTCATATTTCTTCTTCTAGTGTGAATGACTGACCACAAAGCTTCTAAGTTGACTAACAAGTTAATGATGTGCAGCATCTTATTGTCTCATAAGTATTCTCTTGATGGCGTTCCCTCAGGACTGGGATTGAATTGCATTAAGCGAAGGGGATGACGTGGGGACAGACATCACAGGTGTGTTTCTATAAAGAGCCGTCGAGTCTGAGACCGAGTGACCAAGATCTGGACGATGTCAGTCTGCGCTGTGCTCCTGCTGTGTGTCGCTGGACTGCTGTGTCTCTCGTCAGCATGTTACATTCAGAACTGCCCGAGAGGAGGAAAACGAGCTTTACTGGAGCCCGTCTCGAGACAGGTGAATCAAACATACTTTATATAGATGGTTTTATATCTATACAGGCTGAgatgtagatttggcttgaacatggtTAATTATCTAACGTTAACAAACACAacattgttgtaaagtgttattaAAGGATTAAAGCAACTTTCTTTAAATTGGTAGTGTTTGGCGTGCGGCCCCGGAGATAAGGGCCGCTGTTTGGGCCCCAGTATCTGTTGTGGGGAGGAGATCGGCTGTCTCGTGGGTTCCCCGTGGATGGCGCGCTGCCAGGAGGAGGAATATCTGCCGTCTCCGTGCCAGACTGCCGGAAAACTCTGTGGCTCTGACGCGGGTCGCTGCGCCGCTCCAGGAGTCTGCTGTGGCACAGGTCAGAATGAGATAGAAAGGTGTTTATGATCGATTGTGTGCTATTATACAACAGTTCTGTTCCTCTTATCTGACTGTACGAGTGGCATCCCAAAAGTGCTGATGTTTAGTTTCACCCCAATTCGGAACGCCCGATTCCCAATGCCCTCTAAGTCcgcgtggtggcgtagtgactcgctgaATCCGGGTGGCGGGgcacgaatctcagttgcctccacgtctgagaccgtcaatccgcgcatcttatcacgtggcttgttgagcgcgttaccatggagacgtagcacgtgtggaggcttcacgctattctccgcggcatcaacgcacgactcgccacatgccccaccgagagcgagaaccacattatagcgaccatgaggaggttaccccatgtgactctaccctccctagcaaccgggccaatttggttgcttaggagacctggctggagtcactcagcacaccctgagattcaaactagcgactccagcggtgatagtcagcgtcaatactcgccgcgCTACCCAAGccccatttttttccccattctgatggttgatgtgaacattgactgacccgta includes the following:
- the LOC127643009 gene encoding vasotocin-neurophysin VT 2; its protein translation is MSVCAVLLLCVAGLLCLSSACYIQNCPRGGKRALLEPVSRQCLACGPGDKGRCLGPSICCGEEIGCLVGSPWMARCQEEEYLPSPCQTAGKLCGSDAGRCAAPGVCCGTEGCKLDPNCSEDSKSEEPADQNTLGASPGDLLLRLLHPNNRKHNQY